Proteins co-encoded in one Spirosoma endbachense genomic window:
- the asnS gene encoding asparagine--tRNA ligase: protein MSYLPIQQVLKTLPVGTDVTIKGWVRTKRESKNAVFIALNDGSTINNIQAVAEAGQLPEDTLKLITTGACIAVTGPLVESQGAGQAVEVKIDTIQIYGPADPDKYPLQPKRHSLEFLREIAHLRPRTNTFSAILRIRHALAFAVHKYFNDNGFYYLNTPIITASDAEGAGEMFRVTTLDATKPPLTEEGKVDYSQDFFGRETNLTVSGQLEGELGAMALGKIYTFGPTFRAENSNTTRHLAEFWMIEPEMAFYELEDNMNLAEDFVKTVIRYALQHCADDLAFLDNRLKEEEKTKKKEEQSELGLLEKLQFVISNEFVRLTYTEAIEILVNSKPAKKGQFQYEVSWGVDLQSEHERYLVEKHFKKPVILTNYPREIKAFYMKQDEDGKTVRAMDVLFPGIGEIIGGSQREDDFDKLVARMHEVGIEPEALWWYLDTRRFGSAPHAGFGLGFERLVLFVTGMGNIRDVIPFPRAPKTAEF, encoded by the coding sequence ATGAGTTATTTACCCATTCAGCAAGTATTAAAAACATTACCCGTTGGCACTGATGTGACCATCAAGGGTTGGGTCCGCACTAAGCGCGAAAGTAAAAACGCCGTATTTATTGCGCTCAACGACGGCTCAACGATTAATAATATTCAGGCAGTTGCAGAGGCTGGTCAGCTTCCTGAAGACACGCTGAAACTCATCACTACGGGTGCCTGCATAGCGGTTACAGGTCCGTTGGTTGAGTCGCAGGGTGCTGGGCAGGCTGTAGAGGTCAAAATCGATACGATTCAGATTTATGGCCCGGCTGATCCTGACAAGTATCCATTGCAACCCAAGCGTCACTCCCTGGAGTTTCTGCGTGAGATAGCTCACCTTCGTCCACGTACGAACACCTTTAGTGCGATTCTGCGCATTCGCCATGCGCTGGCTTTTGCCGTGCATAAGTATTTCAATGATAATGGGTTTTATTACCTCAATACACCCATCATAACCGCTTCTGACGCAGAAGGTGCGGGCGAAATGTTTCGCGTTACAACGCTTGACGCTACCAAACCGCCCCTTACCGAAGAGGGTAAGGTTGATTATAGTCAGGACTTCTTTGGTCGCGAGACCAACTTAACCGTTTCGGGCCAGTTGGAGGGCGAACTGGGCGCCATGGCGTTGGGTAAGATCTATACCTTCGGTCCGACGTTCCGGGCTGAGAACTCCAACACCACGCGGCACCTGGCCGAATTCTGGATGATTGAGCCGGAAATGGCCTTCTACGAGCTGGAAGACAACATGAATCTGGCCGAAGATTTTGTTAAGACGGTTATTCGGTACGCCCTTCAGCACTGCGCCGACGATCTGGCTTTTCTGGACAACCGCCTGAAAGAGGAAGAGAAAACCAAAAAGAAGGAAGAGCAAAGCGAACTGGGATTGCTGGAAAAACTCCAGTTCGTGATCAGCAATGAATTCGTCCGGCTTACTTATACGGAGGCTATTGAGATTCTGGTGAATTCAAAGCCTGCCAAAAAGGGCCAGTTCCAGTATGAAGTTAGCTGGGGTGTCGATCTACAGTCAGAACATGAACGGTATCTGGTGGAGAAACACTTCAAAAAGCCGGTTATTCTGACCAACTACCCGCGCGAGATCAAGGCGTTCTACATGAAGCAGGACGAGGATGGTAAGACGGTTCGGGCTATGGATGTGCTCTTTCCGGGCATTGGCGAAATAATCGGTGGTTCGCAGCGCGAAGATGATTTCGATAAGCTCGTTGCCCGGATGCACGAAGTGGGTATCGAACCAGAAGCCCTATGGTGGTATCTGGATACGCGCCGGTTCGGTTCGGCACCACACGCGGGCTTTGGCCTTGGCTTCGAACGACTGGTGCTGTTCGTAACGGGCATGGGCAATATCCGTGACGTAATTCCATTTCCACGCGCTCCGAAAACTGCTGAGTTTTAA
- a CDS encoding SixA phosphatase family protein produces MPLTLYIVRHAKAEDRSLFMTDHSRELTSDGIMAAARIGRYLHTKGIHPDVIFSSTAPRARDTAKVVAEQLGFDQSQIQLDDKLYEGGPKAYLAAINALPEGPQSAMIVGHNPDVSYFAEFLTHQSVGSMSKGAVIAVTFDGISWAEVSGRTGSVSFEIAPKQLPKDL; encoded by the coding sequence ATGCCCCTTACACTTTATATTGTTCGGCACGCAAAGGCCGAGGATCGGTCACTTTTTATGACCGATCATAGTCGTGAATTAACTTCCGATGGTATTATGGCGGCTGCCCGTATAGGCCGTTATCTGCATACGAAAGGGATTCATCCTGATGTTATTTTCAGCAGTACAGCTCCCCGCGCCAGAGACACGGCTAAAGTTGTTGCCGAGCAGCTCGGCTTTGATCAATCGCAGATTCAGTTGGACGATAAATTATATGAAGGAGGCCCTAAAGCGTACCTTGCTGCCATAAACGCCTTGCCTGAGGGGCCTCAGTCGGCAATGATTGTCGGGCATAATCCTGATGTATCTTATTTCGCCGAATTCCTGACTCACCAAAGTGTTGGTTCTATGAGCAAGGGAGCCGTAATAGCTGTTACCTTTGATGGCATTAGCTGGGCTGAGGTATCCGGGCGAACGGGTAGCGTAAGCTTCGAGATAGCTCCCAAGCAGCTTCCGAAAGATTTGTGA
- a CDS encoding SusC/RagA family TonB-linked outer membrane protein, with amino-acid sequence MRKLLLCIWLLTTCICLPALAQEVTVSGRVSSSEDGTALPGVSVQLKGTTRGTTTDADGNYRLNAPATGRLVFSFIGFKSQEVAVGNQSTITISLSADAANLDEVIVTTFGTAKRTSFTGSAGTLAPTQFQTRGVSNIGQALSGAISGVQTTASTGQPGASPDIRIRGFGSISSGNDPLYVVDGIPYSGNISNISPNDIESISVLKDAASTALYGSRAANGVVVVTTKKGQKDRSTINVRYTKGLSTRGLPEYDRVGVGEYYPLMWETYRNSIAYRATNPVALATANADATSRLISLVGYNAYNVPDNQVVDVNGQMNPNAQLRFSADDLNWEKPIMRQGNRDELNVSFAGGQNKSDYFLSLSYLNDKGYLIRSDFERITGRLNINSQMKPWLRTGANLGVTLTKSNQADAGGTAGSTTFVNPFFFSRNIGPIYPVYAYDPNNPGQFLTLPNGNRRWDYGNLTALGLPARPQFGGRHSVAETVLNQNYFRRNVLSARGFAELSFLQDFKFTANIGTDITNYNGYTYGNPEIGDGAPAGRASHEFQNISSYNLNQLLNYNKSFGKNNFDVLVGHENFQVGDNNLEGSRSQQILDGNYELVNFTTTTNLASVAFQRRVEGFFSRINYDYDQKYFLSASVRRDGSSKFYRDTRWGNFYSVSGAWRLDQEDFLRAIPTISAMKLRASYGQTGNDGGGNTGQSAQDNTISYYAWQPLYGLGWNNASEAGILQTSLGNQNLAWESSNAFDVALEFSLFKGRVSGTVEYFDRRSSNLIFAVPLPLSAGISTVTRNIGTMYNRGIEVELGLEPIRTKNFTWRLDLNATRIKNNITKMPDENPEIIDGTKKLAVGRSIYDYWLREFKGVNPANGEVEYRAANFVATNSRITEAGDTLTNSINNARFHYNGTAIPALSGGFTNTFRYKGLSLSALFVYQLGGKTYDGAYAALMSSGGYGSAKSTDILRRWRNPGDITDVPRMDAGRTGDFDAQSDRWLIDASYMNLRSVTLSYSLPNALARKLFLENAQVYVSGENLLILSGRKGMNVQQQFNGVTGNVFSPAKTLVLGVSFTL; translated from the coding sequence ATGAGAAAACTTTTATTATGCATTTGGTTACTAACTACGTGCATCTGTCTGCCTGCGCTGGCTCAGGAGGTTACTGTGAGCGGCCGAGTTTCGTCTTCAGAAGATGGAACGGCATTGCCCGGAGTGAGTGTGCAATTGAAAGGAACAACCCGCGGCACAACCACCGATGCAGACGGGAACTATCGATTAAACGCTCCAGCTACTGGTCGATTGGTATTCAGCTTCATTGGGTTTAAGTCGCAGGAAGTTGCGGTAGGCAATCAATCGACGATTACCATTAGCTTATCGGCAGATGCGGCTAATCTGGATGAGGTCATCGTCACGACATTTGGTACCGCCAAACGGACATCGTTTACCGGTTCGGCTGGTACGCTTGCTCCCACTCAATTTCAAACCAGAGGAGTTAGTAACATTGGCCAGGCTCTTTCGGGGGCCATATCAGGCGTTCAGACGACTGCCAGTACTGGCCAGCCCGGTGCATCTCCTGATATTCGAATCCGGGGGTTTGGGTCAATTTCGTCGGGAAACGATCCGCTGTATGTAGTTGATGGTATTCCCTATTCGGGTAATATTTCCAACATAAGCCCTAATGACATTGAAAGTATTTCTGTCCTGAAAGATGCTGCTTCAACGGCTTTGTATGGCTCCAGAGCCGCTAATGGCGTGGTTGTCGTAACGACCAAAAAAGGGCAGAAAGACCGGAGTACGATCAATGTTCGTTATACAAAAGGATTGAGTACACGCGGCTTGCCTGAGTATGACCGTGTTGGCGTTGGCGAATACTACCCGTTGATGTGGGAAACGTATCGGAATAGTATTGCTTACCGCGCTACCAACCCTGTAGCGTTGGCCACGGCTAACGCGGATGCAACAAGCCGGTTGATCAGCCTGGTAGGCTACAATGCTTATAATGTGCCTGACAATCAGGTGGTCGACGTGAATGGTCAAATGAATCCGAATGCTCAGCTTCGGTTTTCGGCAGATGACCTGAACTGGGAGAAACCCATCATGCGCCAGGGAAATCGGGATGAACTGAACGTTAGCTTTGCAGGCGGACAGAACAAGTCTGATTATTTCCTGTCCCTGTCGTATCTGAACGATAAAGGCTATTTGATTCGCTCTGATTTCGAACGCATTACGGGCCGACTCAACATTAACTCACAGATGAAGCCCTGGCTCCGGACGGGTGCCAACTTGGGCGTAACCCTGACAAAGTCTAATCAGGCCGATGCGGGCGGTACGGCTGGTAGTACTACCTTTGTTAACCCGTTCTTTTTCTCCCGCAACATCGGGCCGATTTATCCAGTCTACGCGTACGATCCGAACAATCCGGGCCAGTTTCTGACACTCCCAAATGGAAACAGACGCTGGGACTATGGTAACCTGACGGCTTTGGGATTACCAGCCCGACCGCAGTTTGGTGGTCGCCATTCGGTTGCCGAAACGGTATTGAATCAGAACTATTTCCGCCGGAATGTACTCAGTGCCCGTGGTTTTGCTGAACTTTCCTTTCTACAGGATTTCAAATTCACCGCCAACATCGGTACTGACATTACCAATTACAACGGCTACACCTACGGAAACCCTGAAATTGGCGACGGTGCACCGGCTGGTCGTGCTAGTCATGAATTTCAAAACATTTCCAGTTATAACCTCAACCAACTGCTGAACTACAACAAGTCGTTTGGGAAAAATAACTTCGATGTTTTAGTGGGGCATGAAAACTTCCAGGTGGGCGATAACAATCTGGAAGGGTCACGCTCACAGCAGATTCTGGATGGGAACTACGAACTGGTTAACTTCACGACAACAACGAACCTGGCCTCGGTTGCCTTCCAGCGCCGGGTAGAAGGTTTCTTTTCGCGGATCAATTACGATTACGACCAGAAATACTTTCTTTCCGCTTCGGTACGGCGCGATGGGTCCAGTAAATTCTATCGGGATACGCGTTGGGGAAATTTCTATTCCGTCAGTGGTGCCTGGCGTTTAGATCAGGAGGATTTCCTACGGGCAATCCCAACAATCAGCGCCATGAAATTGAGGGCTTCCTATGGCCAGACAGGCAACGATGGTGGTGGAAATACAGGCCAGAGTGCCCAGGATAACACGATCAGTTATTATGCCTGGCAGCCGCTATATGGTCTGGGATGGAATAATGCATCGGAAGCTGGTATTTTACAGACGAGCCTGGGCAATCAGAACCTGGCATGGGAATCGAGCAATGCGTTTGACGTAGCGCTTGAGTTCAGCTTATTTAAAGGCCGCGTGTCGGGTACCGTCGAGTATTTCGATCGCCGATCGTCCAACCTGATTTTTGCCGTACCGTTGCCATTATCAGCAGGTATCTCAACCGTTACCCGGAATATAGGTACGATGTACAACCGGGGGATTGAGGTCGAATTGGGCCTTGAACCCATTCGTACCAAGAATTTCACCTGGCGTTTGGATCTGAATGCTACCCGGATCAAGAATAATATCACGAAAATGCCGGACGAAAATCCTGAGATTATCGACGGAACCAAGAAACTTGCGGTTGGCCGATCAATCTACGATTACTGGCTGCGTGAATTTAAAGGGGTCAATCCAGCAAATGGTGAGGTTGAGTATCGGGCGGCAAATTTCGTGGCGACCAACTCCCGCATCACGGAAGCGGGCGATACACTCACCAATAGTATCAACAACGCTCGTTTCCATTACAACGGAACTGCTATTCCGGCTTTGTCGGGTGGTTTTACCAACACGTTTCGGTACAAAGGTCTTTCGCTGTCGGCTTTGTTCGTCTACCAGTTAGGCGGCAAAACGTACGATGGAGCGTATGCTGCCCTGATGAGTTCGGGCGGGTATGGTAGTGCAAAATCTACCGACATCCTGAGACGGTGGCGGAATCCGGGCGACATCACGGATGTGCCCCGCATGGATGCTGGCCGGACCGGTGATTTCGACGCCCAATCGGATCGCTGGCTGATCGACGCCAGTTACATGAATCTTCGTTCGGTAACACTGTCCTATTCGCTGCCCAATGCACTGGCTCGTAAATTATTCCTGGAGAATGCTCAGGTTTACGTAAGTGGCGAAAACCTGCTTATTCTGTCGGGTCGGAAGGGGATGAACGTTCAGCAACAATTCAATGGAGTAACCGGTAACGTTTTCAGTCCGGCCAAGACCCTGGTACTGGGTGTTTCCTTTACACTTTAA
- a CDS encoding aminotransferase class V-fold PLP-dependent enzyme, translated as MLIEGITPLTTQKSKFSLPEGIHYLNCATRAPLSKSVEQAGHDAISRDANPFGLRPDDFFSGSVRVRALFSELINNPDPDRIAIVPSVSYAMAVVARNLPNKPGIRAGQTIVLLDSEFPSDVYAWDRVNKELGLRIKTVPMPDEFPRGARWNEQLLEAIGPDTALVLAPPVHWMYGIQFDLEAIGKRAREVGAWFAVDGTQAIGALPFDLTACQPDVVVCAGYKWLMGPYSLGLAYFGPAFDEGIPLEEGWMNRLDSNQFHRLMDYQPIYRPKAYRYNVGEQSHFIQMPMLEASLTQLLDWKPERIQAYTEELTKNAWPALEQLGCQVEPINGSKGRSHHLVGLWLPEYADSLAVQQALLAQKVAVSPRARALRIAPHVYNTPADIDALVSVLTEVL; from the coding sequence ATGCTGATAGAGGGAATTACTCCACTTACTACACAGAAAAGCAAGTTTAGTCTGCCTGAGGGGATTCATTACCTGAATTGTGCTACTCGTGCACCCTTAAGCAAATCCGTTGAACAGGCTGGACATGATGCCATCAGTCGCGACGCGAACCCATTTGGCCTTCGCCCCGACGATTTTTTTAGTGGATCGGTTCGTGTTCGCGCGTTATTTTCCGAGCTGATCAACAATCCCGACCCCGACCGTATTGCCATTGTTCCATCGGTTTCCTATGCGATGGCGGTGGTAGCCCGTAACCTGCCCAACAAGCCAGGAATTCGGGCCGGGCAAACCATTGTTCTGCTCGACAGTGAGTTCCCGAGCGACGTGTATGCCTGGGATCGTGTCAATAAGGAATTGGGATTACGGATAAAAACGGTTCCAATGCCCGATGAATTTCCGAGAGGTGCACGCTGGAACGAACAATTACTGGAGGCAATCGGTCCTGACACGGCATTGGTGTTGGCGCCACCTGTGCATTGGATGTATGGTATTCAGTTTGATCTGGAAGCAATCGGCAAGCGGGCCCGAGAAGTTGGAGCGTGGTTTGCCGTGGATGGCACGCAGGCAATTGGTGCATTACCTTTTGATTTGACTGCCTGCCAGCCCGACGTAGTCGTGTGTGCAGGCTACAAATGGCTCATGGGGCCGTATTCGCTTGGGTTGGCCTATTTTGGCCCGGCCTTCGATGAGGGTATTCCGCTTGAAGAAGGATGGATGAACCGATTAGACAGCAATCAGTTTCACCGCCTGATGGATTATCAGCCGATCTATCGGCCCAAAGCGTATCGCTATAACGTAGGGGAGCAATCGCATTTTATCCAGATGCCGATGCTGGAGGCTTCCCTGACGCAACTACTCGACTGGAAGCCGGAACGTATTCAGGCATACACCGAAGAACTGACAAAAAACGCCTGGCCGGCTCTGGAACAACTTGGTTGTCAGGTCGAACCGATAAATGGTAGTAAGGGGCGAAGTCATCACCTGGTTGGGCTTTGGCTACCCGAATATGCTGATTCACTGGCTGTTCAACAGGCGTTACTGGCTCAAAAAGTAGCTGTCTCACCCCGCGCCCGCGCCCTTAGAATTGCCCCACATGTCTATAATACGCCTGCTGATATTGATGCACTGGTTAGCGTATTGACCGAAGTGCTTTAA
- a CDS encoding RagB/SusD family nutrient uptake outer membrane protein gives MKKRYLTLVLALGLLTTACEKEYLETSPTGSIDAGSAYSTTKNATAAINGIYRAMVVRYLSSQGHFGHPAMMIILDVMGEDVIIANTSNTWHLPETRWQAHRSETAVGNQLPYELYYRLIGNANIAIANIDKAAGAQSEKNQIKGEALGLRAFSYFNLVQLFGKRYNAAAKPNSQLGVPLVLTPTTEGLTRATVEDIYTQINKDLVDAAALLTSARSYKSHINLEVIKGFQARVALTQQNWADAAKYAAEARKGYAPMSVAQYQDGFSDISNPEWIWGFDHLEDQSEFFGAFHSYISCNYNSTNIRVDPKQINSTLYDQIPATDVRSKMWVKTPTATNSVVPTGGVRVPYLNQKFRLPGTPSTSAMGDIPYMRSAEMYLIEAEAQARLGNATAAASLLFDLVSKRDPSYKLSTKTGTQLMDEILFNRRVELWGEGFRFTDLKRLNQPLNRNGANLSSAVVVLFDVPAGDNQWEFLIPRREINANKAIVQNPL, from the coding sequence ATGAAAAAAAGATATTTGACGCTGGTATTGGCTCTGGGCCTGCTTACAACAGCGTGCGAAAAAGAATACTTAGAAACATCGCCTACCGGTAGTATCGATGCCGGATCTGCCTATTCAACCACGAAAAACGCTACGGCGGCTATTAATGGCATCTACCGGGCTATGGTCGTGCGGTATTTAAGTTCACAGGGACATTTTGGGCATCCGGCCATGATGATCATCCTGGACGTAATGGGCGAAGATGTTATAATTGCTAATACTTCGAATACCTGGCACCTTCCCGAAACACGCTGGCAGGCTCACCGCTCAGAAACGGCAGTAGGCAATCAGTTACCGTATGAATTGTACTACCGGCTGATCGGAAATGCCAATATCGCTATTGCGAATATCGATAAGGCGGCCGGGGCTCAGTCGGAGAAAAATCAGATCAAGGGCGAAGCGCTGGGATTACGGGCTTTTTCATATTTCAATCTGGTACAGCTTTTTGGTAAGCGATATAATGCCGCTGCAAAGCCGAATAGCCAGCTCGGCGTACCGCTGGTGCTGACACCGACAACCGAAGGATTGACCCGTGCGACCGTTGAGGACATCTATACGCAGATCAATAAGGATCTGGTCGATGCAGCTGCGCTCCTTACATCGGCCCGTAGCTACAAGTCACACATTAATCTTGAAGTGATAAAAGGCTTCCAGGCGCGGGTGGCGCTCACCCAGCAAAACTGGGCCGATGCCGCAAAGTATGCCGCTGAAGCGCGTAAAGGGTATGCACCAATGAGCGTAGCCCAATATCAGGATGGTTTTTCGGATATCAGCAATCCCGAATGGATCTGGGGATTCGATCACCTCGAAGATCAGTCGGAGTTTTTTGGTGCTTTTCACTCATACATCTCCTGCAATTATAATTCCACAAACATCCGCGTAGATCCGAAACAGATTAACAGTACGCTGTATGATCAGATTCCAGCGACGGATGTCCGCTCGAAAATGTGGGTTAAAACCCCAACAGCTACTAATTCTGTAGTACCGACGGGCGGGGTTCGGGTTCCCTACTTAAACCAGAAATTCCGACTGCCGGGTACACCATCGACGAGCGCCATGGGCGATATTCCGTATATGCGTTCTGCCGAAATGTACTTGATTGAAGCCGAAGCACAGGCACGTCTGGGGAATGCCACAGCTGCTGCCAGCCTGTTGTTTGACCTGGTTAGCAAGCGTGATCCATCCTACAAGCTATCGACCAAAACGGGTACTCAGCTAATGGATGAGATTCTGTTTAATCGGCGCGTTGAACTTTGGGGCGAAGGGTTTCGGTTTACCGACCTGAAACGTTTGAACCAACCCCTGAATCGGAATGGAGCTAACCTGAGCAGCGCCGTAGTGGTACTTTTCGACGTACCGGCTGGCGACAACCAGTGGGAGTTTTTGATTCCACGACGGGAAATAAACGCGAATAAGGCAATTGTACAGAACCCACTTTAG
- a CDS encoding site-specific integrase has product MKTSIKVIIKDDYIKKDGTCPLYLQVFIEKKMTRFPLNINWPPDYFDKTSGKLKPRSNPDKEFNDYQLIINSQVGRVNEIFLHYRLSKKELSVDQLKKDFYNWRTKQDFLVFWANELEDRRKRKKIEESTYSSQKAALSKLKQYKESLTFNELTPKLIENWKAWMKSKLKNSPNTIEKNVKDLRTYVNLAIQDGIVMDNPFKVVKVRQFETLPEVLTIEQVEKLIELYEDQETPDNWRRVLQHFLFSCFTGLRISDIQRVRAENIQDGCLVIVPHKTRNKKIKPVTIPLHDVALSFIEKTAGKLFQTFSEQHSRDLLKDIARHMEWNISPGTHTARHTFGTNFIELGGDVITLKNYMGHSKIQTTMQYVHISENRKKEQINVFDRFRRPSKKSKQSLENTAQEGDENQI; this is encoded by the coding sequence ATGAAGACTTCTATCAAAGTCATCATCAAGGATGACTACATAAAGAAAGATGGAACCTGTCCGCTTTATCTTCAGGTATTTATTGAAAAGAAGATGACGCGTTTCCCCCTGAATATCAATTGGCCACCGGATTATTTTGACAAAACTTCCGGCAAATTGAAGCCAAGAAGCAACCCGGACAAAGAATTCAATGACTATCAATTAATCATTAATTCCCAAGTTGGCCGGGTCAATGAAATCTTCCTGCACTATCGACTTTCCAAAAAAGAATTGTCCGTTGATCAACTCAAGAAGGACTTCTATAATTGGCGTACCAAACAGGACTTCTTGGTCTTTTGGGCCAATGAATTGGAAGATCGACGTAAACGGAAGAAGATTGAAGAATCCACTTATTCCAGTCAGAAGGCAGCGTTAAGCAAATTAAAGCAGTATAAAGAATCGTTAACCTTTAATGAATTAACCCCTAAGCTGATAGAGAATTGGAAGGCTTGGATGAAAAGTAAGCTGAAGAATTCACCAAACACCATAGAAAAGAATGTAAAGGATTTACGGACGTATGTGAATCTGGCCATTCAGGATGGAATAGTCATGGACAATCCCTTCAAAGTAGTGAAGGTTCGACAATTTGAAACCCTGCCTGAAGTACTGACCATTGAACAGGTTGAAAAACTGATTGAACTTTATGAAGATCAAGAAACGCCGGACAACTGGCGTAGGGTTTTACAACACTTCCTGTTTAGCTGTTTTACGGGTTTACGCATCAGCGACATTCAACGTGTCCGGGCGGAAAACATTCAAGATGGTTGCTTGGTAATCGTTCCGCACAAAACGCGCAATAAGAAGATTAAGCCCGTCACAATACCCCTTCATGACGTGGCCTTATCATTCATCGAAAAGACCGCCGGAAAGTTGTTTCAGACCTTTTCAGAGCAACATTCCCGGGACCTATTAAAAGACATTGCCCGTCATATGGAATGGAATATTAGCCCGGGAACTCATACCGCCCGTCATACATTCGGAACCAACTTCATTGAATTGGGCGGGGATGTCATAACGCTCAAGAACTACATGGGTCATTCCAAGATTCAAACAACCATGCAGTATGTTCATATTAGTGAAAACCGGAAGAAGGAACAAATCAATGTATTTGACCGCTTCCGGCGACCTTCCAAGAAATCAAAGCAATCTTTGGAAAACACCGCCCAAGAAGGTGACGAGAATCAAATATAA
- the gloA2 gene encoding SMU1112c/YaeR family gloxylase I-like metalloprotein, with protein sequence MLNLTAVHHIAIICSDYETSKRFYTEILGLTILGEVYRAERQSYKLDLALNGQYLIELFSFPNPPKRPSRPEAAGLRHLAFAVENLDAAIAHLTQQGVVTEPVRIDEHTGRRFTFFADPDDLPLELYEEPNSGKTL encoded by the coding sequence ATGCTTAACCTGACTGCCGTACATCATATTGCTATCATTTGCTCGGACTACGAAACGTCCAAACGATTTTATACCGAAATACTAGGGCTAACGATTCTGGGAGAGGTCTACCGGGCTGAACGGCAATCGTATAAGTTAGATCTGGCACTCAATGGGCAATATCTGATTGAGCTATTTTCGTTTCCGAATCCGCCCAAACGCCCTTCCCGACCCGAAGCCGCTGGCCTGAGACATCTGGCCTTTGCCGTCGAAAATCTCGATGCAGCTATTGCGCACCTGACTCAGCAGGGCGTAGTGACTGAACCTGTCCGGATTGATGAACACACGGGCCGTCGCTTCACTTTTTTTGCCGACCCCGACGATTTGCCTCTGGAGCTGTATGAAGAGCCTAATTCGGGGAAGACTTTATAA
- a CDS encoding restriction endonuclease, producing the protein MKKNDTGGCGILIIIFLATFLMAIVAKYPWYALLIFGCFLLISYNWNTINYHFFMTEVQRQAQRQAEVERKELEQKEIKKDAKRKKLLDDKSALQQELSAIQERKRQLNYSYNLVEHSINRIEKEALDIYRWNHYNAIYNEIHIIDEYGGKEFENFIARLYTKLGYTIDFQSKGADQGADIVIKKQGIKTVVQIKRWKSKVGNKAVQEVLGAKHFYSCSEGIVITNSFFTKEAIALANSAKIKLIDRDALAKLVYQFSDKKDVIVPFDRFKYTNIEKLVNHIEASKFQLKEIITMDLGKIEEINQLYVETLKYKQILTDIQLEMDSQNEKLKMNRIAIDLL; encoded by the coding sequence ATGAAAAAGAATGATACAGGTGGATGCGGAATACTAATAATTATATTTTTAGCCACTTTCCTAATGGCGATTGTTGCAAAATACCCATGGTATGCTTTATTAATTTTCGGTTGCTTTTTATTGATTTCATATAATTGGAATACTATTAACTATCACTTTTTCATGACCGAAGTGCAGAGACAAGCGCAGAGACAAGCTGAAGTTGAAAGGAAGGAATTAGAACAGAAAGAAATTAAAAAGGACGCTAAAAGAAAGAAATTGCTAGATGATAAGTCAGCATTACAACAGGAGTTAAGTGCGATACAAGAACGTAAGCGTCAGCTAAATTATAGTTATAATTTGGTAGAGCATTCTATCAATAGAATAGAGAAGGAGGCATTAGATATTTATAGGTGGAATCATTATAACGCTATTTATAATGAGATACATATCATTGATGAATACGGGGGTAAAGAATTTGAAAATTTTATTGCGAGACTATATACTAAGCTAGGCTATACTATTGATTTTCAATCTAAAGGAGCTGACCAAGGCGCAGATATAGTCATAAAGAAGCAGGGGATAAAAACGGTTGTTCAGATTAAAAGGTGGAAAAGCAAAGTAGGAAATAAAGCTGTGCAAGAGGTGTTAGGTGCAAAGCATTTTTACTCATGTAGTGAAGGGATTGTTATAACTAATTCTTTCTTTACTAAAGAAGCCATTGCATTGGCTAATTCTGCTAAAATTAAACTGATAGATAGAGATGCCCTAGCAAAATTGGTGTATCAATTTTCAGACAAGAAAGATGTGATTGTTCCCTTTGATAGGTTTAAGTATACTAACATTGAAAAACTTGTGAACCATATAGAAGCGAGCAAATTTCAATTGAAAGAAATAATCACTATGGATTTAGGTAAGATTGAAGAAATTAATCAACTATATGTTGAAACATTAAAATATAAACAGATATTAACTGATATCCAATTAGAAATGGATAGTCAGAATGAAAAGTTAAAAATGAATAGAATAGCTATAGATTTATTGTAA